The Ananas comosus cultivar F153 linkage group 6, ASM154086v1, whole genome shotgun sequence genome segment CTACGCGCCGAATACAGCGGGATTGTAAATTGCTTAATGTTGAGAAGTTAACTACTGCTACTACTCAAGATAGGCTCTTTTCACAGCTTCGAGTATGCTATCGAAAGGATCACAAAGAACACATACATAGCATCAGAATCAAGCGATTAAGAAGCGATTTCCAAGCGCAAGAATAGGTATAAATGGAGCATGGTGAGGAGTTAACTACTGCTACTACTACATTTCAAGATCGAATTTTTTTCACAGATTCGACTACGTTATCGAACGGATCACAAAGGGCACACGCAGGGCATCAAAATTGAGCAATTAAGAGGCAATTTCCGGTTGTTCTGTCACCACTCTTTTCTAAAGAGAAGAGATCCGAGCAAGAGATTTCACATAGGCATTTGATCGAGCACCTGGTGCTCGtgaggaaagagagagggggagaggaagGGGGAGGGTGTGTGGGGTACTGACGCGGTCGCCGATGTTGCAATCGTTGTCCTCGTCGTGGGCCATGAACTTGGAGGTGCGCTTGACGTAGCGGTTGTAGAGCTTGTGGTGGAAGAGGCGGtccaccgccaccaccaccgaTTTCTGCATCTTGTTCGACACCACGATCCCCACCACCGGCTTCATCTCCACAAAACCCTAGAGCCAAACCCTAAGACGAAACCCTAGAAGAGTTGAGGTggccgaggaggaggacgagctCCGTGCTCGAGAGCTCGAGAGAGGTGCCGAGACGAAGAGGAAGAGCCcttttttttgctctctctcttgCTTCGGGCTTCgactttaaaacaaaaaaatattggaaaaatttagagaaccaaaaaaaaaaaaaaaatggtggtgTTCAATATTCcattttgaaaagttttttttttttttgttcgtttgattactaaaaataataatttttttttcaaatttcatataaaaattatatttttgttttctaaatttttttaa includes the following:
- the LOC109711516 gene encoding uncharacterized protein LOC109711516, whose product is MKPVVGIVVSNKMQKSVVVAVDRLFHHKLYNRYVKRTSKFMAHDEDNDCNIGDRVRLDPSRPLSKRKHWVVAEILRRAKIYVPPSPAAPTPDQAGTVPKQAQAM